CGTACGGAAATTCAAGTCCCGAAACAATATGAACGTGGATGGCTTTTTTAAGCGATAGTCTCTTAATTTTGGTTCGACCTAGAATGTTGCTACTTCATAAGTTCTTAAATGGCAAACTCCTAACATCTAAATTAGATAGATGTTAGGGGGTTGTCCTATGAAGTACTATCAGTGTGCTACGTTAGAACATTATTTTCGCCAAAAAGTTGTACAATCTATTTTATCCTCAATATTAAATGCAATCATTTTCTCGAGTAATGAATAATCAACAGAATCAGTCCATTTGATACGTATCAATTCCTTTGTATGGTCATACCCGGCCTGTTTAATATCGTCAGAAAAACGTTCAATTACTACACTCTCAGGGGCAACAGACATATGATGTTTCGCAACGCTAAAGCCAATAATAAACGTACCATGGTCCGTAAACATCGGTTGATTCCATTTCACAACCTGTTCTAAATTAGGAAACTGCTTTTTTATCCAACATAGGACTTCTTCCACTCGCTCCTTATGTTCTGGGTGATCAATTTTTGCTAAAAACGCTTCGAAAACTTCCATTATATTCCTCCTGAACATTTATTTGTAAACAAAACTGCTATGTTTATTCAGTGTTTTTTACTTCATTGAGTTT
This window of the Sporosarcina pasteurii genome carries:
- a CDS encoding iron chaperone produces the protein MEVFEAFLAKIDHPEHKERVEEVLCWIKKQFPNLEQVVKWNQPMFTDHGTFIIGFSVAKHHMSVAPESVVIERFSDDIKQAGYDHTKELIRIKWTDSVDYSLLEKMIAFNIEDKIDCTTFWRK